Part of the Streptomyces sp. NBC_01264 genome, CCCACCTCCGCGCCCGACGTTACAAGGACGACGCGCAGCTCGAAGCCGGTGCCGTCGGGACCGGGTCCCGTCCGGGCCGTGCCCCCGTGGGCGGCGGCCCGCTCGCGGATCCCGATCAGGCCGTGCCCGCCCGGCCGCGCCCGCGGCACGGAGCCCGCATCCGCCCCCGGATCCGCACCCGCATCCGCCCCCGCGTCCGGACCCCGCCCGTCGTCCGTCACCGTCACCGTGAGCTCCCGCTCCCCGTACTCCAGACGCACGGCCACCGCCGAGGCTCCCGCGTGCTTGACCACATTGGTCAGGGCCTCCTGCACCACCCGGTACACCGTCGCCTCCAGCGCCGCCGGCAGGGCGCGCACCGTACCCGTGCGTTCCAGACGCACCTGGGGCCCGCTGCCGCGGACCCGCTCCAGCAGCCCCGCCAGTTCCCCGGTGCCGGGCTGGGGGGAGCGCGGAGCCGCCTCGTCCGTGCGCAGCACCCCCAGCATCGTGCGCAGCTGGGCCATGGCGTCGCGGCCCGTCTCCGCGATGGCCTCGAACGCGGCCTCGGCGCGTTCGGGGGCCCTGCGTACGGCCACCGGACCGGCCTCCGCCTGCACGATCATGATGCTGACCGCGTGCGAGAGGATGTCGTGCATCTCCCGTGCGATCCGGGCCCGTTCGCGGGCGGCGGCCTGCTCCGCCTCGATCCGGTTGGCGCGCTCCAGCTGGGCCGCCCGGTCCAGGAGGGCCGCGGTGTACGCCTGCCGGGTGTGCTGCAGCCGCCCCAGCGCGTACGCGGCGCCGGAGACGAAGAAGGTGAAGAGCAGTTCGCGCGCGGTCCCGGTGTTCCAGTACACCGACAGGACGACCGTGAGGACCGTGAGTCCGCCGACCATCAGCCGCACCCGGGGCGTGCACCGCAGGGCGACCGTGTAGAAGGCGAGCAGCCCCGCGTACGGAAGCGGCTGCCCCGGGCCGTCACCCGCCAGGTTGTACACGCCGCCGGCCGCCAGGATCGCGACCAGCACCGTCACCGGAGCCCGCCGCCGCCACACCAGCGGCAGCACCCCGAGCGTGGTCATCGCGTACGAGGCCCAGTCCGCGGGCGGCAGTTCCGCCGACCGCGGCACCACGAAGGGCATCGTGACGGCCAGTTGCACCAGCAGTGTCAGCCCCAGGTCCTGCCGGAGCGGACCGGCCCGCCGGATCCGCGCCCCGATCTCCTCCCAGGCACGCTTCACCAGTCGAGCGCGGCTCACCGGCCGAGCTCGGCCCGTACGGCTCTCAGCGCGTCCACCCGGTTCGTCGTGATCGAGTCGACCCCGGCCCTGATCAGCGCGCGCATCGACCGCTTGGTGTCCGGGGTCCAGGCCGACACCAGCAGGCCGTCCCGGTGCAGGGCTTCCACCAGCTCCGGGCCGACCAGCGGGAAGCGGTAGTTGAGCCAGCCGGGTGCCACCGCGTCGGTCAGCACCCGGCGCGGGGGAGCCAGCGTGGTCCAGGTCAGCGCGATCTCGGCGCCCGGATCGGCGGCGCGCACCGCCAGCATGGTGGTCGGACCCGCGCAGTAGTACGTACGGTCGCGGGCCCCGCATTCGCGGACCTGGCCGACCACGGTCCGTACGGTCGCGGCCGTCGCACCCGGCAGGTCGATCATGACCCGGCCCGCGCCGGCGGCCATCAGGGCGTCGCGCAGCGTCGGGATCCCGCCGTCCGTCAGCTCCTTCAACTGAGGGGCCGTGACGTCTTCGAGCCGTACGTCATGGCCCCACAGCCGCTGGAGGTCCTCGTCGTGGAGCAGTACGGGGACCCCGTCCCGGGTCATCCGTACGTCGATCTCCACCGCGTCCGCCCCCCGCTCGAAGGCGGACCGGATCGAGGGCAGGGTGTTCTCGCGGACGCGGTAGGGATCCCCGCGGTGTCCTACGGCAGTCAGGGTGCGCATGCACCCATTCTGCGCAGCCGTCAGGAAGCCAGCCAGGCGGAGGTGTACGTGTCGATCTCGGCGGTGAGCTTCGCCTTGCCGGCCGGGTCGAGGAAGGAGGCCTCGACGGCGTTCTTCGCGAGCTGCGCGAGGCCCCGCTCGTCGAGGTCCAGCAGGCGGGCGGCCACCGCGTACTCGTTGTTGAGGTCGGAGCCGAACATCGGCGGGTCGTCGCTGTTGATGGTGACGAGCACGCCGGCCGCCACCATCTCCTTGACGGGGTGCTCGTCCAGGGTGGCGACGGCGCGGGTGGCGATGTTGGAGGTCGGGCAGACCTCCAGCGCGATGCGGTGCTCCGCGAGGTAGGCGAGCAGCTCCGGGTCCCGGGTCGAGCTGGTGCCGTGGCCGATGCGCTCGGCGCCCAGTTCGCGGATCGCGTCCCAGACGGTCTCCGGGCCGGTGGTCTCGCCGGCGTGCGGCACGCTGTGCAGTCCGGCGGCGCGGGCGGCGTCGAAGTACGGCTTGAACTGCGGGCGCGGCACCCCGACCTCGGGGCCGCCCAGGCCGAAGGAGACCAGGCCCTCGGGGCGCAGGTCGACGGCGAGGCGGGCGGTCTCCGCGGCGGCTTCGAGGCCGGCCTCGCCGGGGATGTCGAAGCACCAGCGCAGGATCACGCCGAGTTCGGTCTCGGCGGCCTTGCGGGCGTCCTCGATGGCCTCCATGAAGGCCTTCTCGTCGATCCCGCGGCGGGTGGAGGAGTACGGGGTGATGGTGAGCTCGGCGTACCGGACGTTCTGCCGGGCCATGTCGCGGGCGATCTCGAAGGTGAGGGTGCGCACGTCGTCGGGGGTGCGGACCAGGTCGACGACGGAGAGGTAGACCTCGATGAAGTGCGCGAAGTCGGTGAAGGTGAAGTAGTCGGCGAGGGCCTCGGGGTCCGTGGGGACCTTGGAGTCGGGGTGCCGGGAGGCGAGTTCGGCCACGATGCGGGGGGAGGCCGAGCCGACGTGGTGGACGTGAAGTTCGGCCTTGGGCAGCCCCGCGATGAAGGGGTGCAGGTCGGGCATGAGGGTGCCTCCGAAGGACGCGGTGCGGATGGAACGGGGTTCATCGTAGGCAGGATCCGCACCGGCGACGGGGCCTGTCGGAGGGAGCGCTTAGCATGGCCGTACGAGAGGGGGGCGCCGTATGACCGATCAGAGCCCCGAGTCGCGAGACCCCTGGGCGCCGCTGGAGCAGCCCGCGGTCGACCTGGGCAAACAGCAGGGCGGGCAGGGAGCACAGGCGGCACCGGGGACGCCGGGGGTGCACGACCAGCAGACCGTCACGGGGATGCCCGGCGGTGGAGGCGTCCCGCCGGCCGCGTCCGGGCCCGCACCCCAGTCAGGGCCCGCATCCCAGTCCGGGCAGATACCCGCCTACGGCTATCCGGCGCAGCCGGATCCGGCCGGGTACGGCTACCCGGCGCAGCCGGGCGCGCCGCAGGCCCCGTACGGCGGCCACCCCACCCATCAGGGCGCTCCGCAACCGTCGTACGGCGGCCAGCCGGGCTACCCCGGGTATCCGGGATACCCCGGGTACCGGCCCATGAGCAACGGCTTCGGCATCGCCGCGCTCGTCCTCGGGATCATCGCCGTGGTCAGCTGCTACCTGGGCCTGCTCTTCGGCGTCCCGGCCGTCATCTTCGGCGTACTGGCCCGAGGCAAGGCCAAGCGCGGTGAGGCCGACAACGACGGCATGGCGCTGGCCGGCATCATCACCGGCGTGGTCGGCATCGTGATCAGCTGTCTGGTCATCGCCGTCATGATCTTCGGTTTCATGATCGGGGACGGGGGATCCGACTCCGACTACGACTCGGACTACACGTCCCCGTTCGAGAACACCCAGGTCCTCCACCGGGGTTGATCCGCACGGCGGCACCAGCGGAAGGGCCGGACGGGGACACCTGCTGTCCCCGTCCGGCCCTCCGTCCCGCCGTCAGGCGACCGGGTCCGTCTGCCCGGTCTCCCAGGGCCACTTCGCGTCCCGGCCGTCCTCGATCAGGGACACCATGCGGAAGGCCGCGTCGGTGAGCCCGCCGAAGGTGTGCCGGTGCGCGGACCCGGAGGGCGCGTGGCCCACCCGGTATCCGGCGAGGTTCCAGGTGTAGACCGGGACCGTGTCCGGCACCAGGGCCGTGGGATCACCGCCGTAGGCGTACGTGGCCTGCTCGTCGGTGACGATCAGGACCCGGTCGTGTCCCGCGTAGTGCGTGCGCACCGCCTCCGCCGTGTAGGTCCCGCCGAGGTCCTCGAACCGCTCCAGCACCTTCAGCACCGATTCGCCGCGACGGAAACCGACCGCCTTGCTGGTGGAGCCGAACTGCACCAGGTCCGCGTCCTCGGCGCGCAGCGCCAGCGCCGTCCCGAAGACGGCCGCCGCGTCCGCCCGGTTGAGCTGCGAGCGGTCCGACAGCGGCGACCACATCGACCCGGACCGGTCCACCAGGACCAGCGTCCGCCCGGGCAGGGACGGTACGTGGGCCAGGGAGTGGCCCAGCGCCCGCTCCAGCGGGTACGCCCAGCGCAGCGAGGGCGCGTGCCGGTGTGCGGCCAGGTAGCGGAAGGGGAACTGCCGGGCCCGCGCGACGGTCTCCGGGTCGGAGATCTTCGCCGCGACCCGCTCGGCCACCGCGTCCGAGACCCCGGCCTCGTCGAAGTTGCGCAGGTTGCGCAGCAGCGCCATCGCGCCCATGGACGGGATGACCGCCTCCCAGGCGGCCGCGTCCATCGGCCCCTGCAGCCAGCCGGCCAGCGCCTCCCAGGTCATGCCCGCCGCGGCGAGCCGCTCGGCGCCGTCCGCCGCGGTGACCACGGCCCGGCGCTCCGCCACGGGCAGCTCCATCAGGGCCCGGTGCGCGCGCAGGGTGCGGTTGTCCGACGGCACCTCGGCGGTCTCCGGGGCGTGCCGGCGGTCGAGGGCGTACCGGAACAGCTCGCCCTGCCAGGGCTTGGCCGGGTCGGGGGCGGGGTGCACCAGGTTGAGGACGTCGCCGAAGCGGTATCCCCGGGAAGCCGTGTCGTACTTCAGCAGCGAGTTGCCGGAGTACAGGCGGCGCACCGCATCGGCGATCCCGCGCTTGACGGGCTTGGGCACGCTCCGCCCGTAGGCGGCCGTCCAGTAGGCGAGCAGCTCGCCGGGCTCGTCCGCGCGCAGCAGTACGGAGTCCACGACCTGCCGGTTCGAGGGCCCGCCGGTCGCTCCGGCGTCGAGCCGCGCCTTGACGTACTCGGCGGCTCCGACGAGCGAGGCCGTCCGCATGTTGCCGTCGCGCCGCAGCCAGCCGAGCAGGCCGGCGGTCCACTCGGGATCCTTCACGGCGAGGGTGCGCACGAGCGCGCCGTACCGGTCGTCGCGGTCCTGGCCGGACTCGTAAGCGGTCCGCTGCGTCACGAAGTTGGCGACGGCGAGCAGGAACAGCTCGGAGCGCGGATCGCGCACGAAGCCGGGGCTGCCGTGCGCGTTGGCGGCGCGGCGGCCGGTGGAGCGGACCGGCGAGGTGGGAGACGTGGGTGAGGTGGGCGCGGTGGACGGAGCCGGCGCCGCCTTGGAGCGGAGCAGGTTGAAACGAGCCATGTGAATCCCCCCGAATTCAGTGGAAACCGGGGGAGGCGGGACGTACGGGAGGCCCGAGATCGGAAGTCGACGACGGACTTGTGTCAGCTGCTCTCATCGTCTGAGCTACCGGCCGGAGCCGGGCGGGACTCGAACCCGCGACCCGCTGATCCGGAGAAGTAACCGTTGCCTGCGCACCGGGCTTCCCGTACGTGGGCCTCCCGAGATCAAGGTGGCGGCGGCCTGGGTTTCTCTGCAAAAGAAGGAGCCGCTGCCCGCGCACCGGGAGGTGCGTGAAGAGGTGTCCAGAGATCGAGGTCGGTGAAACCACGTGGTGCTCTGCCAACTGAGCTACACCGGCCCGAAGCCGGTGACGGGACTCGAACCCGCGGCCGCCCCATTAACAGTGGAAGTAGGTCTCACCTGCGCACCTGGACAAGGATCACGCTAGTCGCACACCCGCATCGGCTGCGAGCGATTAAAGGCGGCTAAAGCTCCGCCCGCAGCCGCTCGCGCGCCTCCATGAGCGCGAAGCCCAGCAGGTTCAGGCCGGGCCAGCGCGCCGGGTCCTTTGCGCGCTCGTCGTCGGCGGCCAGGCCTATGCCCCAGATCCGGTCCAGGGGGCTGGCCTCCACCAGGACCCGCTTCCCGGTCGAGAGCAGGTACGAGGTCAGCGCCGGATCGGAGCCGAACTTGTGCACGCTGCCCTCCACCACCAGCGCGAACCGCTCCCGCTCCCACACCGCGTTGTCGAAGCCGCGCACCAGCCGGCCGGCGTTCTTCGCCTCGGCCGGAGTCCTCGCCTCCAGGGCCGCGCGCTCCGCCTCGGCATCCTCGAACAGGCGCGCCTTTCCGGCCATCATCCAGTGCTCGGCGGTGGCGTACCGCACGTCACCCACGGTGAACTCGGACGGCCACCACTGACTGAGGCAGCTCGGTCCGAGCGTCCCGTCGGGCCGCGGGCGGTGTCCCCAGAACGGCAGGAACTTCAGCTGCTCACCCCGGCTGACCTGCCCGATCAGTTCCTCGATGTTCTCCATGCATGCGAGTCTCGCAGGAGCACCGGACACTTCGTACGGGATTTCGGGCGCGCCTCGACACATGGTCGACCGATTCCGTCGCGTAATCAAAAGGCAACAACGGAATCACTTGGCCGAGGGGTTTCCCTCTGCCAGGATCGGCACTCAATTCGAGCTGTAGCTCGAACTGTAGCTACGGAGAGCGTGAGAGCGTGATGGGCAACCGCTTCCAGGTCAAGGTCCAGGTCAAGGACCGATTCGCCGCAGGCGCGCAGTACATCGACGGGCAGCTGCGGCCCGGCACCTCGGGCCGGTCACACACCGTGGTCGACCCCGCCACCGGCGAGGAGGTGCTCACCTACGGGCTGGCCTCCACCGCGGACGTGGACGCCGCCGTCGCCGCCGCCAAGCGGGCCTTCCCGGGCTGGTCGGGAGCCACCCCCGGGGAGCGTTCCGACGCGCTGCACCGGCTCGCCGGCGTGCTGGCCGAGCGGTCGGAGGAGTTCGCGTTCGCGGAGTCCCTGCAGTGCGGCAAGCCGGTCAAGCTGTCGACGGAGTTCGACGTCCCGGGGACCGTCGACAACACCGCCTTCTTCGCGGGCGCCGCGCGCCACCTCCAGGGGCAGGCCGCCGGCGAGTACTCCGGGGACCACACCTCGTACGTACGCCGCGAGGCGATCGGGGTCGTGGGGTCCATCGCGCCGTGGAACTATCCGCTGCAGATGGCCGCCTGGAAGATCCTCCCGGCGATCGCCGCGGGCAACACCATCGTCCTCAAGCCCGCCGAGCTCACCCCGCTGACCTCCCTGATGTTCGCCCAGGCGGCCAAGGAGGCGGGCCTGCCGGACGGCGTGGTCAACATCGTCACCGGCGCCGGCCGGGACGCGGGCGAGCACCTGGTCGGCCACCCGGACGTGGTCATGACCTCCTTCACCGGGTCCACCGCCATCGGCAAGCGGGTCGCCGAGATCGCCACCGCCACCGTCAAGCGCCTCCACCTGGAGCTCGGTGGCAAGGCCCCGTTCCTCGTCTTCGACGACGCCGACCTGGAGGCCGCCGCCAACGGCGCCGTCGCCGCCTCCCTGATCAACACCGGCCAGGACTGCACGGCCGCCACCCGTGCCTACGTCCAGCGCCCCCTCCACGACGCCTTCGTCGCCCGGGTCGCCGAGCTGATGGAGACCGTCCGCGTCGGAGACCCCTTCGACCCCGCCACCGACCTGGGCCCGCTGGTCTCGCACGCCCAGCGCGACCGGGTCGCCGGGTTCGTCGAGCGTGCCCGCGCGTACGCCACCGTCGTCACCGGCGGCGAGATCCCCGGGGGAGACCTCGCGGAGGGCGCGTACTACCGGCCCACGCTGATCTCCGGCGCCGCCCAGGACAGCGAGGTGGTCCAGTCGGAGATCTTCGGGCCGGTCCTCGTGGTCCTGCCCTTCGACACCGACGACGAGGGCATCGCGCTGGCCAACGACACGCCGTACGGGCTCGCCGCCTCCGCCTGGAGCCGTGACGTGTACCGGGCGAACCGTGCCACCCGGGAGATCCAGGCGGGCTGCGTCTGGGTCAACGACCACATCCCGATCATCAGCGAGATGCCCCACGGCGGCTACAAGGCCAGTGGCTTCGGAAAGGACATGAGCAGCTACTCCTTCGAGGAGTACACGCAGGTCAAGCACGTGATGTACGACAACACCGCAGTGGCCGCGAAGGACTGGCACCGCACGATCTTCGGGGACAGATAACCACGTAGGGCCGCCCGACCGGCGGTTCGCACCCATCCCGAAAGGGCACCTCCCATGGAGCAGTTCGAGCCCGACCGCCTCTCGGCGGCGCAATTCGCCGCCATGCGGCGCAGCCTCACCACCGGGCGCGGCGCCCTCACCCGCCGCTCCGTGCTGCGCGCCTCCGGAGTCGGAGCGCTCACCCTCGGCGGCCTGTCCGCGCTGGCCGGCTGCGGGATCCCGCCGGCCAAGCGCGCGGAGGGCACCGCCGCGGCCTCCGACGACCACTCGGAGCAGGAGAAGGAGATCAACTTCTCCAACTGGACCGAGTACATGGACACCAGCGACGACGAGAAGTCCCGTCCCACGCTGGAGGAGTTCACCAAGCGGACCGGGATCAAGGTCAAGTACACCGAGGACATCAACGACAACGTCGAGTTCTTCGGCAAGATCAAGCCCCAGCTCGCGGCTGGCCAGGACACCGGCCGCGACCTGATCGTCGTCACCGACTGGCTGGCCTCGCGCATCATCCGCCTCGGCTGGGCCCAGAAGCTGGACCCCTCGCACCTCCCGCACGCCTACGCCAACCTGATCCCGCAGTTCCGCAGCCCCGACTGGGACCCGGGCCGGGCGTACAGCTACCCCTGGACCGGCATCGACACCGTCATCGCCTACAACACCAAGGCGACCGGCGGGAAGAAGGTCGACTCCGTCACCCAGATGCTCGACGACCCCTCCCTCAAGGGCCGCGTCGGCTTCCTCACCGAGATGCGCGACAGCGTCGGCATGACCCTGCTCGACCAGGGCAAGGACCCGGCGAACTTCACCGACGCGGACTTCGACGGGGCGATCGGCCGGCTCCAGAAGGGCGTGGACAAGAAGCAGATCCGCCGCTTCACCGGCAACGACTACACGGCGGACCTCGACAAGGGCGACCTCGCAGCCTGCCTGGCCTGGGCCGGCGACGTCATCCAGCTGCAGGCCGGCAACCCGGACATCCAGTACGCGATCCCGGCGCCCGGCTACATCAGCTCCAGCGACAACCTGCTGGTCCCCGTGAAGGCCCGGCACAAGGCCAACGCGGAGCGGCTCATCGACTACTACTACGAGCCCCCGGTGGCCGCCCAGCTGGCCGCCTACATCAGCTACGTCTGCCCCGTCGAGGGCGTCAAGGACGAGCTGGCCAAGATCGACCCGGAGCTCGCGGACAACGTCCTGATCGTCCCCGACAAGGCGATGGCCGCCAAGTCGCACGCCTTCCGCTCCCTCACCAGCGAGGAAGAGACGGCGTACGAGGAGAAGTTCGCCAAGCTCATCGGAGCCTGACGGGTCCCGCCGCCGTCCCCGCGGCACCAGCACCCGTACCGGCACCTGCCCCTTCCACGACACACCACCGAAGGCCCAGGCCCATGACTGACAAGACCGAAGGCGGCGACGTCCGCCTCGCCGGGATCAGCAAGCACTACGGATCCTTCACCGCCGTGCACCCGCTGGATCTCACCATCCCCCAGGGCTCCTTCTTCGCCCTGCTCGGCGCCTCGGGCTGCGGGAAGACCACCACCCTGCGCATGATCGCCGGCCTGGAGGAGCCCTCCACCGGCACCGTCAGCCTCGGCGACCGCGAGGTCACGCACCTGCCGCCGTACAAGCGCCCGGTCAACACCGTCTTCCAGAGCTACGCCCTCTTCCCGCACCTCGACGTCTCGGAGAACATCGCCTTCGGGCTGCGCCGCCGAGGCATCAAGTCAGTCAAGAAGCAGGTCGACGACATGCTGGAGCTGGTCCAGCTCGGCCAGTTCGCCGGGCGCAAGCCGCACCAGCTCTCCGGTGGCCAGCAGCAGCGCGTCGCGGTGGCCCGTGCGCTCATCAACCACCCGCAGGTACTGCTCCTCGACGAGCCGCTCGGCGCCCTCGACCTCAAGCTGCGCCGCCAGATGCAGCTGGAGCTCAAGCGCATCCAGACCGAGGTCGGCATCACCTTCGTGCACGTCACGCACGACCAGGAGGAGGCCATGACCATGGCCGACACGGTCGCCGTGATGAACGGCGGCCGTGTCGAGCAGCTCGGCGCCCCCGCCGAGCTCTACGAGAACCCGAAGACGACCTTCGTGGCGAACTTCCTCGGCACCTCCAACCTCATCGAGGCCGAGGTCCTGGAGGCCGGCGCCTCCGACGTCGTCGTCTCCTCCGCCGGTACGAAGCTGCGCGTCCCGGCGTCGCGATGTTCGACCACACCCCGCGCCGGCGGCAAGCTGCTGGTCGGGGTGCGCCCGGAGAAGATCTCCCTGGTCCACGCGGACGCCGAGGGCACCATCGAGACCGGCCGCAACAAGGTGGCCGGCAAGATCGCGGCCTCCTCCTTCATCGGCGTCTCCACCCAGTTCGTCATCGACAGCCCGGTCTGCCCGGAGCTGGAGGTGTACGTGCAGAACATCGAGCGCGACGCCCGCCTCGTCCCCGGCGCCGAAGTGATACTGCACTGGAACCCGGACCACACCTTCGGCCTGGACGCGGCACAGGACATCGACGCCGGCATCGAGACGGTCGAGGAGAGCGCGTGAGCGCCCCCGCGACCCTGCCCGAGGTCGCCGTCTGTGCCGAGCCCCCGGTGCACAAGCCGTCCCTGAAGAAGCGCCTGATCCCCTACTGGCTGCTGCTCCCGGGCATTCTGTGGCTGCTCGTCTTCTTCGTGCTGCCGATGGTCTACCAGGCCTCGACCTCGGTGCAGACCGGCTCCCTCGAAGAGGGCTTCAAGGTCAAGTGGCACTTCCAGACCTACTGGGACGCCTTCACCGAGTACTACCCGCAGTTCCTGCGCTCCCTGCTCTACGCCGGCACCGCGACCGCGCTGTGCCTGCTGCTGGGCTATCCGCTGGCCTACCTGATCGCCTTCAAGGCGGGCCGCTGGCGCAATCTGCTCCTGGTGCTGGTCATCGCCCCGTTCTTCACCAGCTTCCTGATCCGCACCCTCGCCTGGAAGACGATCCTGGCCGACGGCGGCCCCGTGGTCGGCGTCCTCAACACGGTCGGCTTCCTGGACGTCACCAGCTGGCTCGGCATGACCGAGGGCGACCGCGTCCTCGCCACGCCGCTCGCGGTCGTCTGCGGTCTGACGTACAACTTCCTCCCCTTCATGATCCTGCCGCTCTACACCTCGCTGGAGCGCATCGACACCCGCCTCCACGAGGCGGCCGGGGACCTGTACGCCCGCCCCGCCACGGTCTTCCGCAAGGTGACCTTCCCGCTGTCCATGCCGGGCGTGGTCTCCGGGACCCTGCTCACCTTCATCCCGGCGAGCGGCGACTACGTCAACGCCGAACTGCTCGGCTCCACGGACACCCGCATGATCGGAAACGTCATCCAGTCGCAGTACCTGCGCATCCTCGACTATCCGACGGCGGCCGCGCTGTCCTTCATCCTCATGGCCATCGTGCTGGTCATGGTCACCATCTACATCCGCCGAGCGGGGACGGAGGACCTGGTCTGATGAAGAGCGCCACCACCTGGCTGCGCCGCAATCTCGTCGTGATCGCGGGGCTCGGCACGCTCGCGTACCTGATCCTGCCGAACGTCGTCGTCACGGTCTTCTCCTTCAACAACCCCACCGGGCGGTTCAACTACGCCTGGCAGGAGTTCTCCCTCGACGCGTGGAAGGACCCCTGCGGGGTCGCCGACATGTGCGGCTCCCTGTCCCTCTCGCTCCAGATCGCCCTGTGGGCCACCATCGGCGCGACCGTGCTGGGCACCGCGATCGCCTTCGCGATGGTCCGCTACCGGTTCCGGGGTCGCGGCGCGGTCAACTCGCTGATCTTCCTGCCGATGGCCATGCCCGAGATCGTGATGGCGGCCTCGCTGCTCGCCCTCTTCCTCAACATGGGCATCCAGCTCGGCTTCTGGACGATCCTGATCGCCCACGTCATGTTCTGCCTCAGCTTCGTCGTCGCCGCCGTCAAGGCCCGGGTGCTCTCCATGGACCCCCGCCTGGAGGAAGCGGCCCGCGATCTCTACGCCGGTCCCGTGCAGACCTTCCTGCGCGTCACCCTGCCGATCGCGGCCCCCGGCATCGCGGCGGGCGCGCTGCTCTCCTTCGCGCTCTCCTTCGACGACTTCATCATCACCAACTTCAACTCGGGCAACACCGTCACCTTCCCCATGTTCGTGTGGGGATCGGCCCAGCGCGGTACGCCTGTACAGATCAACGTCATCGGCACGGCGATGTTCGTCATCGCGGTCCTGGTGGTGCTGGGCGGCCAGATGGTCGCCAACCGCCGCAAGAAAGCACAGCCCAAGTAACACCTGTAGGGAGTTGGAAGACATGGCCCCAGACGCCATGCGCACCGCTGCACGATCTCTTTCCGGAGCCAAGCCGGTCTCGTACTGGCTGGACGACCCCGGCAGGCCGGCCGCCGAGCCCGCCCTCACCGGGGACGAGCACTGCGATCTGCTCGTCATCGGCGGCGGCTACAGCGGCCTGTGGACCGCGCTGATCGCCAAGGAGCGCGACCCCGCCCGGGACGTCGTCCTCATCGAGGGTCACGAGGCGGGCTGGGCCGCCTCGGGCCGCAACGGCGGCTTCTGTGCGGCCTCCCTCACCCACGGCCTGGCGAACGGGATGGCCCGCTGGCCCGACGAGCTCGCCAAGCTGGAGGACCTCGGCGCCCGCAACCTCGACGCCATCGAGGAGGCCGTCGCCCGCTATGGCATCGACTGCGATTTCGAGCGCAGCGGTGAGATCGACGTGGCCACCGAGCCGCACCAGGTCGCGGAGCTCCGCGAGTTCCACGCGGAGGCCGAGCGGCTCGGCCTCGCCGGCCGCTCCGAATGGCTGGATGCGGACGCCCTGCGGGCCGAGGTCGACTCCCCGACCTTCCTCGGCGGGATCTGGGACCGCGACGGCGTCGCCATGCTCAACCCGGCGAAGCTCGCCTGGGGCCTGAAGCGGGCCTGCCTGGAGCTGGGCGTCCGGATCTACGAGAACACGCGCGGGCTGGACCT contains:
- a CDS encoding ABC transporter ATP-binding protein, which produces MTDKTEGGDVRLAGISKHYGSFTAVHPLDLTIPQGSFFALLGASGCGKTTTLRMIAGLEEPSTGTVSLGDREVTHLPPYKRPVNTVFQSYALFPHLDVSENIAFGLRRRGIKSVKKQVDDMLELVQLGQFAGRKPHQLSGGQQQRVAVARALINHPQVLLLDEPLGALDLKLRRQMQLELKRIQTEVGITFVHVTHDQEEAMTMADTVAVMNGGRVEQLGAPAELYENPKTTFVANFLGTSNLIEAEVLEAGASDVVVSSAGTKLRVPASRCSTTPRAGGKLLVGVRPEKISLVHADAEGTIETGRNKVAGKIAASSFIGVSTQFVIDSPVCPELEVYVQNIERDARLVPGAEVILHWNPDHTFGLDAAQDIDAGIETVEESA
- a CDS encoding ABC transporter permease, with amino-acid sequence MSAPATLPEVAVCAEPPVHKPSLKKRLIPYWLLLPGILWLLVFFVLPMVYQASTSVQTGSLEEGFKVKWHFQTYWDAFTEYYPQFLRSLLYAGTATALCLLLGYPLAYLIAFKAGRWRNLLLVLVIAPFFTSFLIRTLAWKTILADGGPVVGVLNTVGFLDVTSWLGMTEGDRVLATPLAVVCGLTYNFLPFMILPLYTSLERIDTRLHEAAGDLYARPATVFRKVTFPLSMPGVVSGTLLTFIPASGDYVNAELLGSTDTRMIGNVIQSQYLRILDYPTAAALSFILMAIVLVMVTIYIRRAGTEDLV
- a CDS encoding polyamine ABC transporter substrate-binding protein, with product MEQFEPDRLSAAQFAAMRRSLTTGRGALTRRSVLRASGVGALTLGGLSALAGCGIPPAKRAEGTAAASDDHSEQEKEINFSNWTEYMDTSDDEKSRPTLEEFTKRTGIKVKYTEDINDNVEFFGKIKPQLAAGQDTGRDLIVVTDWLASRIIRLGWAQKLDPSHLPHAYANLIPQFRSPDWDPGRAYSYPWTGIDTVIAYNTKATGGKKVDSVTQMLDDPSLKGRVGFLTEMRDSVGMTLLDQGKDPANFTDADFDGAIGRLQKGVDKKQIRRFTGNDYTADLDKGDLAACLAWAGDVIQLQAGNPDIQYAIPAPGYISSSDNLLVPVKARHKANAERLIDYYYEPPVAAQLAAYISYVCPVEGVKDELAKIDPELADNVLIVPDKAMAAKSHAFRSLTSEEETAYEEKFAKLIGA
- a CDS encoding ABC transporter permease; this encodes MKSATTWLRRNLVVIAGLGTLAYLILPNVVVTVFSFNNPTGRFNYAWQEFSLDAWKDPCGVADMCGSLSLSLQIALWATIGATVLGTAIAFAMVRYRFRGRGAVNSLIFLPMAMPEIVMAASLLALFLNMGIQLGFWTILIAHVMFCLSFVVAAVKARVLSMDPRLEEAARDLYAGPVQTFLRVTLPIAAPGIAAGALLSFALSFDDFIITNFNSGNTVTFPMFVWGSAQRGTPVQINVIGTAMFVIAVLVVLGGQMVANRRKKAQPK